From Amycolatopsis sp. YIM 10, the proteins below share one genomic window:
- a CDS encoding VOC family protein, with protein MAKRPANLVDTVHPRLLVDNFAECFRFYDRILPQLAAAKPGEGGADGPYARWDSDGKPILAVLDRAAMAATLAEISPSSAGEAVLLVFRLADVDAAQRLLEENGATVVRPAADYPEWGPETRMAHLRDPAGNLVELQSSPD; from the coding sequence ATGGCCAAGCGACCGGCCAATCTGGTGGACACCGTGCATCCGCGACTGCTCGTCGACAACTTCGCCGAGTGCTTCCGGTTCTACGACCGGATCCTGCCGCAGCTGGCGGCCGCGAAGCCGGGCGAGGGCGGCGCCGACGGCCCCTACGCGCGCTGGGACAGCGACGGGAAGCCGATCCTCGCGGTGCTGGACCGCGCCGCGATGGCCGCCACGCTGGCGGAGATCTCACCGTCCTCGGCGGGCGAAGCCGTGCTGCTTGTTTTCCGGCTCGCCGATGTGGACGCCGCGCAGCGCCTGCTCGAAGAAAACGGCGCCACCGTGGTCCGGCCCGCCGCGGACTACCCGGAATGGGGCCCGGAAACCCGGATGGCCCACCTTCGTGACCCGGCCGGGAACCTGGTGGAACTCCAGTCCTCACCTGACTGA
- a CDS encoding DUF993 family protein: MIELPEPDGTLRAYRPVTQPRDFAPTGTTPVSRVAFSTAHVVAHPMAANSPLLAFEPMRPPALDWDATMAYRRHLWSHGLSLAEALDTQNRAMGLDWPTSAELIRRSAAEAKAVGGRIAGGVWTDQLDPMGSYTKAEVVAAYEEQLEVVEDAGAQAIIQASPALVPVAHGPEDYAEVYRNLLRQAKQPVILHWVLPASDPRLVGYWGHADLAAATDDFLAVVRENVAKVDGVKVWPASREYELDLRRRLPEGVHCYNGDITDFPELIAGDELGYSDTLTAIFDPIAPIAGAAFRKLDAGDAKGFRTEMESTLELAQHLFDGDAITMRFFKTGFVFLAWLGGYQDHFRMVWGEQSARSVPHLAKAYRLADSLGLFPDPELAERRMRVVLATAGLS; encoded by the coding sequence GTGATCGAACTTCCTGAACCGGATGGCACCCTGCGGGCGTACCGGCCGGTGACCCAGCCACGGGACTTCGCGCCGACCGGCACCACGCCGGTCAGCCGGGTCGCGTTCTCCACCGCGCACGTGGTGGCCCACCCGATGGCCGCCAACAGTCCGCTGCTGGCCTTCGAACCGATGCGCCCGCCCGCGCTGGACTGGGACGCGACGATGGCCTACCGCCGTCACCTCTGGTCGCACGGGCTGTCCCTCGCCGAGGCGCTGGACACCCAGAACCGGGCGATGGGACTGGACTGGCCCACTTCCGCGGAGCTGATCCGCCGGTCGGCCGCCGAGGCCAAGGCGGTGGGCGGCCGGATCGCCGGCGGGGTGTGGACCGACCAGCTCGACCCGATGGGTTCCTACACCAAGGCCGAGGTCGTCGCCGCCTACGAGGAGCAGCTGGAGGTGGTCGAGGACGCCGGTGCGCAGGCCATCATCCAGGCCAGCCCGGCGCTGGTGCCGGTGGCGCACGGCCCGGAGGACTACGCCGAGGTGTACCGGAACCTGTTGCGCCAGGCCAAGCAGCCGGTGATCCTGCACTGGGTGCTGCCCGCCTCCGACCCGCGCCTGGTGGGGTACTGGGGGCACGCGGACCTCGCCGCCGCGACCGACGACTTCCTGGCCGTGGTCAGGGAGAACGTGGCCAAGGTCGACGGGGTCAAGGTGTGGCCCGCCTCCCGTGAGTACGAACTCGACCTGCGCCGCAGGCTGCCCGAGGGCGTGCACTGCTACAACGGGGACATCACCGACTTCCCCGAGCTGATCGCCGGGGACGAGCTGGGGTACAGCGACACGCTGACCGCGATCTTCGACCCGATCGCACCCATCGCCGGTGCTGCCTTCCGCAAGCTGGACGCCGGTGACGCCAAGGGATTCCGCACCGAGATGGAGTCCACTTTGGAGCTGGCGCAGCACCTGTTCGACGGCGATGCGATCACCATGCGCTTCTTCAAGACCGGTTTTGTGTTCCTCGCCTGGCTCGGCGGGTACCAGGACCACTTCCGGATGGTCTGGGGTGAGCAGTCGGCGCGATCGGTGCCGCACCTGGCCAAGGCGTACCGGCTGGCGGACTCGCTCGGCCTGTTCCCGGACCCGGAACTCGCCGAGCGCCGGATGCGCGTGGTGCTGGCCACCGCCGGGTTGAGCTGA